From the Mesoplasma syrphidae genome, the window ATTAGGAGCACCTGGTTCGGGAAAAGGGACACAGGCTGAAAAATTAGTAGCACGTTTGGGATATATACAATTTTCAACTGGAGATCTTATGCGTAAACAAATTACAGATCAAACTAGTTTAGGATTGGAATGTGCTAAATATATGAATGAAGGAAAACTAGTGCCTGACAAGATTGTTAATGCAATTGTAAAAGACTATTTGAAATCTAACAGTAATAAATTAATATTTGATGGTTTTCCAAGAACTTTGGAACAAGCTTTAGAATTGGAAAAAATGTTGGCTGAAGTCGATTCTAAAATGGATAGAGTAATTTACATTGATGTTGCTAAAGAAATTATATTAAAAAGAATTTCTGGAAGAATTATTTGTCCAATATGCAAAGTTAGTTATCATATTGAAACTCGCAAACCCCTTGTTGAAGGAATTTGTGATAATGATGGAGCTGCTTTAGTTCGTCGCCCCGACGATTCTCCAGAAAAAGTAGCTGTCCGTTTAAAAACATATGAAGCTGATACAAAACCGTTAATTGATTTCTATAGTAATAAACCAGGATTTATTCATATTGAAGAGGCAGCTGAACTAGATGGTGAAATTGTTTATAATATGATAGAAGAAGCACTAATTTAATAATGGTAACTATTAAAACACTTGAAGAAATCAATA encodes:
- a CDS encoding adenylate kinase, with product MNIMLLGAPGSGKGTQAEKLVARLGYIQFSTGDLMRKQITDQTSLGLECAKYMNEGKLVPDKIVNAIVKDYLKSNSNKLIFDGFPRTLEQALELEKMLAEVDSKMDRVIYIDVAKEIILKRISGRIICPICKVSYHIETRKPLVEGICDNDGAALVRRPDDSPEKVAVRLKTYEADTKPLIDFYSNKPGFIHIEEAAELDGEIVYNMIEEALI